Below is a window of Mycobacterium dioxanotrophicus DNA.
TCGCCGTCGACGGGTGCCAGGTCGATGTCGATCTCGGTGACCTCACACCGGTCGGCGAACGGCAGCGTCATCGCGTAGATCTGGGCACCGCCGATGACCCAGCCGGTGATGTGCTCCGGCAGCGCCGTCACCACGTCGGCCCCTTCAGCGGCGAACCCCGCATCGCGGGTGATCACCACGTTGCGTCTGCCGGGCAACGGGCGCACCTTCGCCGGCAGCGATTCCCAGGTCAACCGGCCCATCAGCACGGTCCGGCCCAACGTCAGTTCCTTGAAGCGGGCCTGGTCCTCGGGCAGCCGCCAGGGGATCCGGTTGTCGCGGCCGATGACGCCGGATGTCGACTGTGCCCAGATCAGTCCGAGGCGCCCCGTCACTGTTCGGTCCTGCTGGCAAACCTCATACCGCGACAGGGGCCTTGATGGCTGGGTGCGGGTCGTAGTTCAGGATCGCGATGTCTTCGTAGGTGTAGTCGAAGATCGAATCACGCGGGGCCAGAACGAGTTCCGGGTACGGCCGGGGATCGCGCGTCAGCTGCAGCGTGACCTGGTCGACGTGGTTGTCGTAGATGTGGCAGTCCCCGCCCGTCCAGATGAACTCGCCGACCTCCAGACCCGCCTGGGCCGCCATCATGTGGGTCAGCAGTGCATAGCTCGCGATGTTGAACGGCACTCCGAGGAACAGGTCGGCGCTGCGCTGAAACAGCTGGCAGGACAGCTTGCCGTCGGCGACGTAGAACTGGAAGAACGCGTGGCAGGGCGGCAGGGCCATCTGTGGAATCTCGCCGACATTCCACGCCGAGACGATGTTGCGCCGGGAGTCCGGATCACGCTTGAGCAGCTCAAGGGAATTGCTGATCTGATCGATGTGTTCACCCGAGGGAGTCGGCCAGGACCGCCACTGCACACCGTAGACGGGCCCGAGATCACCTGTCTCAGAAGCCCATTCATCCCAGATGGTGACCCCGCGCTCCTGCAGCCACCGCACGTTGGAGTCACCGCGCAAAAACCACAGCAGCTCGTAGACGACGGATTTGGTGTGCACCTTCTTGGTGGTGATCAGCGGGAAACCGTCGGCGAGGTCGTAGCGCATCTGGTGACCGAACACGCTGCGGGTTCCGGTGCCGGTGCGGTCGGACTTCGGCGTTCCGGTCTGCAGCACCAGCCGCAGCAGATCCTCGTACGGCGTCGCGATGGGCACGCGCTCAGCTTACGGGCAGCGGTTAGGGGTAGAACAGAAGCCATGCCGACGATCAAGGACACCATCACCACGCCCGACGGCACCTGTGCCGTGACGCTCGCGACCCCAGAAGGCCATGGTCCTTGGCCCGGCGTGGTCATGTACCCGGACGCCGGCGGTGCGCGGGCGACGTTCGACGACATGGCCGCAAAGCTGGCCGGCTACGGCTTCGCCGTGTTGGTGCCGGATGTGTACTACCGCGACCCGGGCTGGAAGCCGTTCGAGATGGCGACCGTCTTCGGCGACGCCGGCGAACGCAACAGGCTGTTCGCGATGATGCGGAAAGTGACTCCGGACGTCATGGCGGCCGACGCGGCGGCGTTCTTCGATTATCTGGCGGCCAGGCCTGAGGTCACCGACGCGAAATTCGGCACCACCGGGTATTGCATGGGCGGCCGCACGTCCCTCGTGGTGGCCGGCCGGGTGCCCGATCGGGTTGCCGCGGCGATGTCGTTCCACGGCGGCGGGTTGGCCTCCGACGACCCGGGCAGCCCGCATCTGCTGGCCGACAAGATCCAGGCAGCGGTCTATGTCGGCGGCGCCGAGAATGATTCCTCGTTCACCGCCGAGCAGGCGGAAACCCTGGACAAGGCGCTGACGGCCGCCGGCGTCGAACACATCATCGAAACCTACGCAGCGGCACATGGATTCGCTGTTCCCGACAACGCCCCCTACGACGAGGCCGCCGACGAACAGCACTGGGAAGCCATGGAGAGCTTCTTCGGTTCGCGCCTCGGCTGACCCGCCGCGTCGCGTCGTCACCCGGTAAGCGACGATTGAGACGTGTACGACCAGACCAGCACCAGTGAACCGGATCCCAACGCCGCCCCCGGCTTCCGCATCGACCCGGTACTCGCCCGCAGCTGGCTGCTGGTCAACGGAGCACAGTACGAACGCTTCGCCCCCGCTGCGCATTCCCGCGCCGACATCGTCGTCCTGGACATCGAGGATGCCGTCGCGCCGAAGGACAAGGACGCCGCCCGCGACAACGTGATCCGCTGGCTCGGCGACGACAACACCGACTGGGTGCGGATCAACGGGTTCGGCACCCGGTGGTGGGCCGACGACCTGGAGATGCTGTCGGGGACATCGGTCGGCGGGATCATGCTCGCCA
It encodes the following:
- a CDS encoding dihydrofolate reductase, whose protein sequence is MTGRLGLIWAQSTSGVIGRDNRIPWRLPEDQARFKELTLGRTVLMGRLTWESLPAKVRPLPGRRNVVITRDAGFAAEGADVVTALPEHITGWVIGGAQIYAMTLPFADRCEVTEIDIDLAPVDGDAMAPVLDDSWAQTTGDWLTSASGLRYRYCSYRRDQRPSTT
- a CDS encoding thymidylate synthase, translating into MPIATPYEDLLRLVLQTGTPKSDRTGTGTRSVFGHQMRYDLADGFPLITTKKVHTKSVVYELLWFLRGDSNVRWLQERGVTIWDEWASETGDLGPVYGVQWRSWPTPSGEHIDQISNSLELLKRDPDSRRNIVSAWNVGEIPQMALPPCHAFFQFYVADGKLSCQLFQRSADLFLGVPFNIASYALLTHMMAAQAGLEVGEFIWTGGDCHIYDNHVDQVTLQLTRDPRPYPELVLAPRDSIFDYTYEDIAILNYDPHPAIKAPVAV
- a CDS encoding dienelactone hydrolase family protein translates to MPTIKDTITTPDGTCAVTLATPEGHGPWPGVVMYPDAGGARATFDDMAAKLAGYGFAVLVPDVYYRDPGWKPFEMATVFGDAGERNRLFAMMRKVTPDVMAADAAAFFDYLAARPEVTDAKFGTTGYCMGGRTSLVVAGRVPDRVAAAMSFHGGGLASDDPGSPHLLADKIQAAVYVGGAENDSSFTAEQAETLDKALTAAGVEHIIETYAAAHGFAVPDNAPYDEAADEQHWEAMESFFGSRLG